CCTGTGCTGCTGCCAGGTGCTGGAGTGGCACCGGCGATCCCGACGTAATCCATTGTCTGCCCCTGGTCATAGTTATTCATGCCATTCTCGTTGGATGTATTGGAAAAAGGACTGGACGGGCAGTTATACACGGGGACACGCAATGTTTTTAAAACCTCGTTGGTTCCCGTACCAGTACCGTAGCCATACGAGCCACCGCTATTCTCTGACATGAAGCCCCCTACCGTGGTGCTGATATCAAAGTTCATCAGGTTATAAGCGGGTGCCTGATCCAGGTAGGGGAGAATCGGGGCGCGCCAGTTCGGGCGAATGCGTCCGAACTGTTCGCCGATCGGGAAGCGAAGAAAATTATCGTGGTAGTTGTGCAGCGCCAGACCGATCTGTTTCAGTTGATTTTTACAAGTGCTGCGCCGGGCGGCTTCCCGCGCCTGCTGAACTGCCGGTAGGAGTAATGCAATCAAAATCGCGATAATCGCAATCACGACCAGCAATTCAATCAACGTGAAACCACGTATACGTAATTTGTGCCTGCTCAACATGGACGTTTCCTTCAATAAATACGGAATGACGAGAGTTCGTTTCTTTAGCGGGAAGTAGGTATGAAAGAGGGTGGGATATTCAGGGGAGCAACCAGTCTCTTCTCTATCTGTATCTCAACTCAAAAATATCGACTCTCTACTTTTCACAATGAGGTGAGAATAAAACCAGTGCTAACGATCATGCAGAAACTGCAACCGGATCAATTAGCTGACATATCAAGTATGCGAATCTCATGCCTAACCAGATTACCCGGACGACGCAACGATTCTGTTGATCACTAAAAAAAGAGCTTCAATGTGCTGCTTTAAAATCGAGACTGACGCCAGTATTTTTTTTCACTAACCAAAAACAGCTGATTTATTTCAACTTAGCGAATTCCCACTCTCACTTCATAAATCACTAAAACTACGCACTTTTCTTTTTCGATTTAAAAAATATTAATGAATCGGTTCTGCCTGTTGTGTGTCTGTCTGGTCCAGATTGCACAGTAAAGTGGCAACCTTAAACCGCAACTCGACTTCCGTTCAGAATCGCTTCTAATCGATTTCCCTGTTTGTGCTACTATCAGAATTATCACATAATATAACTTTGATATCACGCTCCCGATTTCATGAGGATTCACTATGCGCTTCACCAGTCCTGCTCCCACTCTCTGTTCTCTCCTGTTTCTGCCCCTGCTCTGCTCAACGGTATGGGCCGACGTGGGCATTGGCGCCAAACCGCCCACTGATGCAGAAATCCTGCTGGACGGCAGCCGGGAAATGCTGGATCAGAAATGGACTTACTGGGAAGGCCCCCGGTTCAGTTCCTCGCTGCCGATCAAATGGAAAGTGGTAGACGATCCTATTGACGCAGGTACGGTCGTCATGTCAGATGACCCGGCTGCGGCGGGGGGCAAATACGGAACCGCCGACATCGTCACCAAAAAGAAATATCGTGACTTCCGCCTGCACGTGGAATTTCTAGTCACGAAGCCGGGAGGCAACAGTGGTGTTTATCTGCAGAACCGCTTCGAAATCCAGGTTCTGGATGGTGATAAAACGAAGCACGGCATGGCTGCGGTCATCAACGAAACCGAGTCACCCTACCACGCTTATAACGGCACGGGAAAATGGAACGCCTATGACATCACATTTCGGGCAGCCCGGTTCAAAGATGGTAAGCTCGTTGAAAAACCTTTAGTCTCAATGTATTTCAACGGGAAAAAAGTCCACGAAAACATCACCATCAACAAAGTCTGGGGAGGCGCGAACTCCGGCCTGGATGGAGGCAATGATAACGGTTTCGGCATCACCGACACCCCCGGCGGTATTAAACTCCAGTGTGAAGGCCACGACGTCCGCTACCGCAATATCTGGATTCGACCCCTCGATCTGAAAA
The sequence above is a segment of the Gimesia algae genome. Coding sequences within it:
- a CDS encoding 3-keto-disaccharide hydrolase, producing the protein MRFTSPAPTLCSLLFLPLLCSTVWADVGIGAKPPTDAEILLDGSREMLDQKWTYWEGPRFSSSLPIKWKVVDDPIDAGTVVMSDDPAAAGGKYGTADIVTKKKYRDFRLHVEFLVTKPGGNSGVYLQNRFEIQVLDGDKTKHGMAAVINETESPYHAYNGTGKWNAYDITFRAARFKDGKLVEKPLVSMYFNGKKVHENITINKVWGGANSGLDGGNDNGFGITDTPGGIKLQCEGHDVRYRNIWIRPLDLKTPDTDFKE
- a CDS encoding DUF1559 domain-containing protein; translation: MLSRHKLRIRGFTLIELLVVIAIIAILIALLLPAVQQAREAARRSTCKNQLKQIGLALHNYHDNFLRFPIGEQFGRIRPNWRAPILPYLDQAPAYNLMNFDISTTVGGFMSENSGGSYGYGTGTGTNEVLKTLRVPVYNCPSSPFSNTSNENGMNNYDQGQTMDYVGIAGATPAPGSSTGSCSVTGAGYGNGTFCNNGLLAPNDSFRIRDVTDGTSNTMIVAEQSGQVNGKDCRSNYYGGWSGIGTTSKMPSLGSGSAWGSGTTTVMYSINSFWTSGAPTEASAPYGANTVLNSFHTGGTHVLLTDGAVRFVSENIDFSTLANLASKNDGQVLGEF